Proteins encoded in a region of the Procambarus clarkii isolate CNS0578487 chromosome 28, FALCON_Pclarkii_2.0, whole genome shotgun sequence genome:
- the LOC138369450 gene encoding uncharacterized protein, with product MEFGLGYNGQSADSLTSKEELVVKVFPNIQTNYKDHDCLSERAILAAKNKDVYELNNIIQSNIQSEAVTYKSVDIVMEADEAINDPTEFLNSHDLPGIPPLVLQLKIGVPIIMLRDINQTKLCNGTWLAIKKIISNVVKETILTGLFKGEDVLIPLIHMIPTDMPFQFKRL from the exons ATGGAATTTGgtttaggctataatggacagtctgctgacagcc tgacgtcaaaagaagaattggttgtaaaagtatttcccaatattcaaaccaattataaggatCACGATTgtctgagtgaacgagctattcttgcggccaagaacaaagacgtctacgaacttaacaatattattcagtctaacattcaaagcgaggcagtcacatacaagtccgtcgacattgttatggaagcagatgaagcaatTAATGATCCTacagaatttttgaattcacacgatctgccagggataccaccccttgtactgcaattgaaaatcggcgtgccaattatcatgttgcgagatATCAACCAGACAAAGCTTTGCAACGGCACGTGGCttgcaataaaaaaaataatcagcaacgtcgtaaaagaaacaatcttgacaggacttttcaaaggtgaagatgtcctcattcctctcattcatatgattccaacggatatgccatttcaatttaagagattgtaa